One genomic window of Geoanaerobacter pelophilus includes the following:
- a CDS encoding Hsp20/alpha crystallin family protein: MAANSLTERNDERNVQAREETRSNEKYIRPAVNIIETEEGLVLTADIPGASKEALDVNVEKGILTITAPAQHTTQGTSAYREFELASYYRQFTIPESLDHEKAKAEYVNGILTLKVPKAEVAKPKRISVQVG, translated from the coding sequence ATGGCAGCAAACAGCTTGACCGAAAGAAATGATGAACGGAATGTTCAGGCTCGTGAAGAAACACGGTCGAATGAGAAATATATCCGCCCGGCGGTGAATATCATCGAGACCGAAGAAGGACTTGTCCTTACCGCAGATATTCCCGGTGCATCCAAGGAAGCTCTCGATGTCAACGTCGAAAAAGGCATCCTGACCATCACTGCGCCGGCCCAGCATACCACGCAGGGAACCTCTGCATATCGTGAATTCGAACTGGCCAGTTACTACCGGCAGTTCACGATTCCTGAAAGCCTCGACCATGAAAAAGCAAAGGCAGAGTATGTCAACGGTATTCTGACCCTGAAGGTGCCTAAGGCGGAGGTCGCCAAACCAAAACGGATTTCCGTACAGGTCGGGTAA
- a CDS encoding Hsp20/alpha crystallin family protein: MATWDVFKELDTLRREIDEAFRGAGYSRPFGPTFLSPVTTRRFPLVNFSEDEGHVYIEALVPGVDPKDVDLSVLRNTVTISGERKPFVETEGQIVHRSELGSGKFSRTLELPVDIDPEKISAQCKDGIMQITLAKAEHAKPKKIEIRLS; this comes from the coding sequence ATGGCAACCTGGGATGTATTCAAAGAACTGGACACACTGAGAAGGGAGATCGATGAAGCTTTTCGTGGCGCTGGTTACAGCCGTCCATTTGGCCCGACATTCCTTTCGCCGGTAACAACCCGCCGCTTCCCGCTGGTTAACTTCAGCGAGGACGAAGGGCATGTCTATATTGAGGCACTGGTTCCCGGCGTAGATCCAAAGGATGTCGATCTGTCCGTACTACGGAACACTGTCACCATTAGTGGCGAGCGCAAACCGTTTGTCGAAACGGAAGGCCAGATCGTGCATCGCTCGGAACTCGGCTCCGGCAAGTTCTCCCGCACGTTGGAACTGCCGGTCGACATCGACCCTGAGAAGATTTCGGCCCAGTGCAAAGACGGTATCATGCAGATAACACTGGCCAAGGCAGAACATGCCAAGCCGAAAAAAATCGAAATCAGACTTTCGTAA
- the rpoH gene encoding RNA polymerase sigma factor RpoH has product MVTNLPIISDSLTLYLSEIRKFNLLTEDEERDYAVKFFEEKDLEAAHTLITSNLRYVVKVASEYRHYGLKMLDLIQEGNIGLMMAVRKFNPYRGVRLISYAVWWIRAYIQNYIVSAWSLVKIGTTQAQRKLFYGLRKTKEALLKLTGRDSDAFEVSSMLHVPDHEVVEMEQRLKGEVSLNEEIIEGDGLTILETIADDRMNQEEMLGEYQQEHSLKKAIAHALQGLNEKEKYIVEHRITNDDPLTLQDIADHFSISRERVRQIEERALVKLKNVLQPQLC; this is encoded by the coding sequence ATGGTTACCAATCTGCCAATCATTTCCGACAGTCTTACCCTCTATCTTTCCGAAATCCGCAAATTCAATTTACTTACAGAAGATGAAGAGAGGGACTACGCCGTCAAGTTCTTTGAGGAAAAGGATCTGGAGGCTGCTCATACCCTCATTACTTCCAATCTTCGCTATGTGGTTAAAGTCGCTTCCGAATACCGTCATTACGGCCTGAAAATGCTCGATCTGATTCAGGAGGGCAATATTGGGCTCATGATGGCGGTTCGTAAATTCAATCCATATAGAGGGGTTCGATTGATTTCTTATGCCGTATGGTGGATTCGTGCTTACATTCAAAACTACATTGTTTCCGCTTGGAGCCTGGTAAAAATTGGTACTACGCAAGCACAAAGAAAATTGTTTTATGGGTTGCGCAAAACCAAGGAAGCACTACTTAAGTTAACCGGCAGGGATAGCGACGCATTTGAAGTTTCCAGTATGCTCCACGTACCAGATCATGAAGTCGTAGAAATGGAGCAGCGGCTTAAAGGAGAAGTTTCTCTCAATGAGGAAATCATTGAGGGCGATGGCCTGACGATACTTGAGACTATTGCTGACGACCGGATGAATCAGGAAGAAATGCTCGGTGAGTATCAGCAGGAGCATTCACTGAAGAAAGCAATTGCCCATGCCCTGCAGGGGTTGAACGAAAAAGAGAAATATATTGTTGAACACAGGATCACCAATGATGATCCTCTAACACTTCAAGATATTGCGGACCACTTTTCCATTTCACGTGAGCGGGTACGTCAGATTGAAGAGCGAGCGTTAGTAAAACTGAAAAATGTCCTGCAACCTCAATTGTGTTGA
- a CDS encoding helix-turn-helix transcriptional regulator, which translates to MASPVNRTYLRQTRDAAELLGKLIRLGRKERKMTEEELSGRAGISRRTLQKIERGDPKCEIGLVFEVANIVGVKLFNDEENSVRYTFGRHIDDKLALLPKRIRGLVKVNDDF; encoded by the coding sequence ATGGCCTCTCCTGTGAACCGTACATATCTCCGTCAGACCCGAGATGCAGCAGAACTGCTGGGCAAGCTCATCCGGCTTGGAAGGAAAGAGCGCAAGATGACCGAGGAAGAGCTGTCCGGACGGGCGGGGATTTCCAGAAGAACCTTGCAGAAGATCGAGCGCGGCGATCCGAAATGTGAAATCGGCCTGGTGTTTGAGGTTGCCAACATAGTCGGAGTGAAACTTTTCAACGACGAGGAGAATTCAGTTCGTTACACCTTCGGCAGGCACATCGATGATAAGCTGGCCCTGCTACCCAAACGGATTCGTGGACTGGTAAAGGTCAATGATGATTTTTGA
- a CDS encoding helix-turn-helix domain-containing protein, with the protein MFSIQIPLEKQPVPGYPEFPITVGEHIRKKRMDLGLLQREVAEIIGVTESSIWNWEHGTEPELQYNPRIIKFLGYIPFDCPDDTVGRLAWYKRAMGMNLDHLGEAMGRDPEQLSDWLSGRHNPFLKNREKIEQYLKNQETFLLPEKK; encoded by the coding sequence TTGTTCTCAATTCAAATTCCCCTCGAAAAACAACCTGTTCCCGGTTATCCCGAATTCCCAATCACAGTTGGTGAACACATCCGCAAGAAACGGATGGATCTCGGTCTCCTCCAGAGAGAAGTAGCAGAGATCATCGGCGTCACCGAATCCTCTATCTGGAACTGGGAGCATGGCACCGAACCAGAACTGCAATATAATCCAAGAATTATCAAATTTCTAGGTTATATTCCGTTCGACTGCCCGGATGACACTGTGGGGCGGCTTGCGTGGTATAAGAGAGCTATGGGAATGAACCTGGATCATCTGGGTGAAGCTATGGGCCGTGATCCTGAACAATTATCTGACTGGCTGAGTGGAAGACATAATCCATTTCTGAAGAACCGGGAGAAGATAGAGCAGTATCTGAAAAATCAAGAAACCTTCCTTCTGCCAGAGAAGAAATAG
- a CDS encoding ATP-binding protein yields MRELIQYRSRISGPLMDRIDIHIEVPAVKYRELAEQSEGESSAVIAKRVEAARGIQLERFKGTKVHFNAHMNPRQIRKFCEPDAAGHRLLEMVTERLGFSARAYTRILKVARTIADLEGSEYVREQHLAEAIQYRSLDRKSL; encoded by the coding sequence ATGCGTGAACTAATCCAATATCGCTCCCGTATCTCCGGTCCGCTCATGGATCGGATCGACATCCACATCGAAGTTCCTGCTGTAAAATACCGTGAGTTGGCAGAGCAGTCCGAAGGCGAGAGTTCGGCAGTCATCGCAAAGCGTGTCGAAGCGGCACGGGGTATTCAGCTTGAGCGTTTCAAGGGAACCAAGGTCCACTTCAACGCACACATGAATCCCCGGCAGATACGGAAATTCTGTGAACCCGATGCTGCTGGACACCGCCTGCTGGAAATGGTAACGGAACGGCTCGGCTTTTCGGCTAGGGCATATACCAGGATTCTGAAGGTGGCTCGTACGATTGCCGATCTTGAAGGATCTGAATATGTCAGGGAACAACACCTGGCTGAGGCGATTCAGTATCGGAGTTTGGACAGGAAATCTTTGTAG
- the nhaA gene encoding Na+/H+ antiporter NhaA, with product MKIIKDFYERESSVGIILIMVTVLALLLKNSPFAETYNLFLYTPVEIRFGALDIAKPLLLWINDGLMAVFFLLVGLEVKREILYGSLSSWSQAALPVIAALGGMTVPALIYIGFNRNQPIALQGWAIPTATDIAFALGVLSLLGKRVPTSLKIFLLALAIIDDLGAIVIIALFFTAELSHVSMAIASVTLVLLFIVNRVSVTRQAAYILLGSVLWVSVLKSGVHATLAGVALAFMIPMEAKEIDGTRVSLAERLEHDLHPWVSFLILPLFAFVNAGIDLRGLSIREIFDPVPMGIMCGLFFGKQIGVFVFSWVAIRLKLAVLPHGVTWSQFYGVAIMTGIGFTMSLFIDSLAFVDDKIYQYADKLAVLLGSLVSGVMGYLVLRYNRHNRAS from the coding sequence TTGAAAATTATCAAGGACTTTTACGAGCGGGAATCTTCAGTCGGCATAATTCTCATTATGGTGACGGTACTCGCCTTGTTGCTGAAAAATTCTCCATTTGCCGAGACGTATAACCTCTTTCTGTACACTCCGGTGGAAATCAGGTTCGGAGCACTGGATATTGCCAAGCCGCTGCTGCTCTGGATTAACGATGGCCTCATGGCAGTGTTTTTTCTGCTGGTGGGTCTGGAGGTAAAACGTGAGATTCTCTACGGTAGTCTTTCTTCGTGGTCGCAGGCAGCATTGCCAGTTATCGCTGCGCTCGGCGGCATGACCGTCCCGGCACTCATATACATCGGATTCAATCGAAATCAGCCGATTGCCCTCCAGGGATGGGCAATCCCCACAGCAACGGATATTGCCTTTGCCCTGGGAGTCTTATCCCTGCTTGGCAAGCGTGTGCCAACGTCACTGAAGATATTCCTCCTGGCTCTGGCAATCATCGATGACCTTGGCGCCATCGTCATAATCGCGCTGTTTTTCACCGCCGAACTCTCGCACGTCTCCATGGCGATTGCCTCCGTAACACTGGTCCTGCTCTTTATCGTCAATCGAGTTAGTGTCACGCGCCAGGCAGCCTATATCCTGTTAGGATCTGTGCTCTGGGTCAGTGTGCTCAAATCAGGGGTCCATGCTACCCTGGCAGGAGTCGCCCTCGCGTTCATGATACCCATGGAAGCGAAAGAAATAGACGGGACCAGAGTATCGCTCGCCGAACGCCTTGAGCACGACTTGCACCCCTGGGTTTCTTTTTTGATTCTGCCACTTTTCGCCTTTGTTAATGCAGGTATTGACTTGCGGGGATTATCGATCAGGGAGATTTTCGACCCGGTGCCCATGGGGATAATGTGCGGCTTGTTCTTCGGAAAGCAGATCGGGGTATTTGTGTTCAGTTGGGTCGCAATCCGACTTAAACTTGCCGTATTGCCGCACGGCGTCACGTGGTCACAGTTCTATGGTGTTGCCATAATGACGGGGATCGGATTTACCATGAGCCTGTTCATCGATTCACTAGCGTTTGTCGATGACAAAATTTACCAGTATGCCGATAAACTGGCAGTTCTACTAGGTTCATTGGTGTCGGGTGTTATGGGATACTTGGTTCTTAGATACAACAGGCATAATCGAGCGTCTTAG
- the otsB gene encoding trehalose-phosphatase, which yields MAQSLFSSDGLVALARYVAPDTLFAFDLDGTLAPIVDDYAAAKVEEPMRTTLDRLINLAKVAVITGRSRKDALGILGLEPHLLIGNHGAEWPSGDTSRDWGHVRCSLKWQEQLHDKLFSVQGIEIEFKGESISLHYRKADDPEQAAAQLTAEISKLDPKPRIIGGKFVINLLPVEAFTKGEALVAAMYSFNVKRAIYVGDDVTDEEIFQLKGIDLFGIHIGNGTQTAAQYYVSKQSELLGVLNSMVGILELHQEDFHFRDIS from the coding sequence ATGGCACAATCACTATTCAGTTCTGACGGGCTTGTTGCTCTTGCCCGCTACGTCGCACCTGACACCCTGTTTGCCTTCGATCTCGACGGTACTTTGGCGCCAATAGTTGACGACTACGCAGCGGCCAAAGTTGAAGAACCGATGAGGACCACGCTGGATCGACTTATTAACCTCGCGAAAGTTGCCGTAATTACCGGAAGATCCAGGAAGGATGCCTTGGGAATACTTGGGCTTGAACCGCATCTGCTGATTGGTAATCATGGCGCCGAATGGCCGTCTGGTGACACCAGTCGGGATTGGGGGCATGTCCGATGCAGCCTGAAATGGCAAGAACAACTCCATGACAAACTATTTAGTGTTCAAGGGATTGAAATCGAATTCAAGGGGGAATCCATATCGCTGCATTACCGTAAAGCAGATGATCCTGAGCAGGCAGCTGCCCAGCTTACTGCCGAGATTTCAAAACTTGATCCAAAGCCGAGGATTATCGGGGGGAAATTTGTCATCAATCTGTTGCCGGTTGAAGCATTCACCAAAGGTGAAGCCCTTGTTGCCGCTATGTATTCATTCAATGTAAAACGGGCGATTTATGTCGGCGATGATGTTACTGATGAGGAAATATTTCAGTTGAAAGGTATTGATCTTTTTGGCATCCATATCGGCAATGGGACCCAAACTGCTGCTCAATATTATGTGAGCAAACAGTCGGAACTACTTGGCGTTCTCAATTCTATGGTGGGGATTTTGGAATTGCATCAGGAAGATTTTCACTTCAGAGACATCAGCTGA
- a CDS encoding alpha,alpha-trehalose-phosphate synthase (UDP-forming): MKKSTSGFPFRSLHLSLRFIIPLALALVLLAYGVVPLIDGLTLRWAVRDMDIRSRLISSTIQEPLTELLQKGDRVRINSLLQRATQDERLMALGVCDGSGKLLYRSSVFPAELSCKEPEKTGNDPAHLIRLPQGPVHVAITPLMVESSQVGSLVLVHDMSYMERRSADTRKYVIILFVVLGIVISLITVFVAHLSWRGWMEGVRAMLRGEGILKPFSGGRQASQAELQPLVGDLRALLRSLDAERRFADDATITWSPDTLRGLLHKQLAGERVIVVSNREPYFHLRKGDRVEVHRPASGLVTAVEPVMRACSGTWVAHGSGSADRETVDRHDRVRVPPDKPEYTLRRIWLTEEEEKGYYYGFANEGLWPLCHIAHVRPVFRTSDWEQYVRINQRFADAVVREADSEDPVVLVQDYHFALLPGMIRKALPKATIITFWHIPWPNPESFGICPWRKELLTGMLGSTILGFHTPYHCKNFLETVDRYLETRIEHESSTVFRRGQLTMVESYPISIQWPPPWQGTLPPVEQTREEILHELGLPPDHLLGIGVDRMDYTKGIPERFAAVERMFELHPEMAGRFTFVQIAAPSRSVLEEYQTFANRVHGMAERINARFARNGSPAIILKAEHHEPEEVNRYYRAAQVCMVTSLHDGMNLVAKEYVAAREDEQGVLVLSQFTGAAHELHEALIVNPYHVEQTAEALYQALTMPEYEQKERMRSMRALVRDFNVYRWAGRMLLDAARVRQRERLAMRIGREQ; encoded by the coding sequence ATGAAAAAAAGCACAAGCGGTTTCCCCTTCAGATCACTGCATCTTTCTCTCAGGTTCATCATCCCGCTGGCGCTTGCCCTTGTCCTGCTGGCGTACGGGGTTGTGCCGCTGATTGACGGCCTGACACTCCGCTGGGCGGTGCGCGATATGGATATCCGCTCGCGCCTGATCAGTTCGACCATCCAGGAACCATTGACCGAATTACTGCAAAAAGGAGATCGGGTTCGCATCAATTCATTGCTGCAGCGGGCCACGCAGGATGAGCGGCTCATGGCTTTGGGTGTCTGTGACGGAAGCGGAAAGCTGCTCTACCGTTCATCGGTATTCCCTGCGGAACTATCCTGTAAAGAGCCTGAGAAGACGGGCAACGACCCTGCTCATCTGATCCGGTTGCCCCAGGGGCCGGTGCATGTTGCCATCACGCCCCTCATGGTCGAGTCTTCCCAGGTCGGCTCTCTCGTGCTGGTTCATGATATGAGCTACATGGAGCGCCGCAGTGCCGACACCCGCAAGTATGTCATTATTCTTTTCGTAGTCTTGGGTATCGTCATTTCTCTGATTACCGTATTCGTCGCCCACCTCAGCTGGCGGGGCTGGATGGAGGGAGTACGGGCGATGCTGCGCGGCGAAGGAATCCTTAAACCATTTTCCGGAGGACGCCAGGCGTCACAGGCAGAGCTGCAGCCTCTGGTCGGCGATCTGCGGGCACTGCTGCGCAGCCTTGATGCCGAGCGGCGCTTTGCCGATGACGCCACCATCACCTGGAGCCCGGACACGCTGCGGGGCTTGCTGCACAAGCAGCTGGCAGGAGAGCGGGTCATCGTCGTCTCCAACCGTGAGCCATACTTCCATCTCCGCAAAGGCGACCGGGTAGAAGTGCACCGTCCGGCCAGCGGCCTGGTCACTGCGGTAGAGCCAGTCATGCGGGCCTGCTCCGGCACCTGGGTCGCCCACGGCAGCGGCTCGGCGGATCGTGAAACCGTGGACCGCCACGACCGGGTGCGGGTACCGCCCGACAAACCGGAGTACACCCTGCGCCGCATCTGGCTGACGGAGGAGGAGGAAAAAGGGTACTACTACGGCTTCGCCAATGAAGGACTCTGGCCGCTTTGCCATATCGCCCATGTCCGTCCGGTGTTCCGCACCAGTGACTGGGAGCAGTATGTACGCATCAACCAGCGCTTTGCCGACGCAGTGGTCAGGGAGGCTGACAGTGAGGACCCGGTAGTACTGGTTCAGGACTACCATTTCGCCCTGCTGCCGGGAATGATCCGGAAAGCGCTCCCCAAGGCAACCATCATTACCTTCTGGCATATCCCCTGGCCAAACCCTGAATCCTTCGGCATCTGCCCTTGGCGCAAGGAGTTGCTGACCGGGATGCTTGGCAGCACCATTCTCGGTTTTCACACCCCCTACCACTGCAAGAACTTTCTGGAAACGGTGGACCGCTATCTGGAAACGCGCATCGAGCATGAGTCCTCAACCGTGTTCCGGCGCGGACAATTGACCATGGTGGAGAGCTATCCGATCTCGATCCAGTGGCCACCTCCATGGCAGGGAACGCTGCCGCCGGTGGAGCAGACACGGGAAGAAATCCTGCATGAACTTGGCCTCCCCCCGGATCACCTCCTGGGTATCGGTGTTGACCGGATGGATTACACCAAAGGGATACCCGAGCGGTTTGCCGCGGTGGAGCGGATGTTTGAATTACACCCGGAAATGGCGGGACGCTTCACCTTTGTTCAGATTGCCGCGCCGAGCCGTTCGGTACTGGAGGAATACCAGACCTTTGCCAATCGCGTCCACGGAATGGCGGAACGGATCAACGCCCGCTTCGCCCGTAACGGAAGTCCGGCTATTATTCTCAAGGCCGAGCACCATGAGCCAGAGGAAGTCAACCGCTACTATCGTGCGGCACAGGTCTGCATGGTTACCAGTCTGCATGATGGCATGAATCTGGTGGCAAAGGAGTATGTGGCCGCCCGGGAGGATGAACAGGGGGTGCTGGTTTTGAGTCAGTTCACCGGGGCTGCCCACGAACTGCACGAAGCTCTGATCGTCAACCCGTATCATGTGGAACAGACGGCCGAAGCTTTGTACCAGGCACTAACCATGCCCGAGTATGAACAAAAGGAACGGATGCGAAGCATGCGCGCCCTGGTTCGTGATTTTAACGTCTATCGCTGGGCCGGTCGGATGCTGCTGGATGCCGCCAGAGTACGACAGAGGGAGAGACTGGCCATGAGAATCGGGAGAGAGCAGTAA
- a CDS encoding TIGR00341 family protein, which translates to MNNASLRYLLKKLKDYLAIKTEMVNHQAIIRDVASGVDRSWIYYLMLLMASLIALLGLLTNSVAVVIGAMLISPLMGPIISSGLALTIGDLPLARRAFQTIAVSVILTLLVTALVSLLSPLKDPTAEILARVRPNIYDLFVAVLSGIVGAVALCTKRNYLITATGVAVATAVIPPLSVAGYGLGTGQIMLGLGGFLLFFTNFVAIVLTSDLVFFVMGFRASHAETVPYSARARWLVIAGVLLLISIPLVYTLVVDLKKVNTSKRIERVLKKNLNKGEISHLTGYTYAPRQGRLMVRATVNTVSFIEKKNQQQIEAELSDTLKQPVDLRLEQLLVASDKLPESGASPLIPGGGTAAPRLETAAELSARVGGVAAHAEKELADACAPFPVTDTRLVFNATGGGVQVTAILHRDYTLSADEQVLLTRTLERSLELPVALNIAVTPLFPAVKFADDGSLSTETTQKLALLRQLPGGPDGFRFIVEAPKGTHAKEIATVLRHLKQKLHLPEAAITAVKAPERRGTTDITLRILRRGEAP; encoded by the coding sequence ATGAATAACGCCAGCCTTCGTTATCTGCTGAAAAAACTGAAAGACTATCTGGCCATCAAGACGGAAATGGTCAATCATCAGGCAATTATCAGGGATGTTGCCTCCGGGGTGGATCGCTCCTGGATTTATTACCTGATGCTGCTGATGGCTAGCCTGATAGCCCTTCTGGGGTTGCTCACCAACAGTGTCGCCGTGGTCATCGGCGCCATGCTCATCTCTCCCCTGATGGGCCCGATCATCTCGTCAGGCCTGGCTCTCACCATCGGTGATCTGCCGCTGGCCCGCCGGGCGTTTCAGACCATTGCCGTCAGCGTCATCCTTACGCTGCTGGTAACAGCCCTTGTTTCTCTGCTATCACCATTGAAGGATCCGACCGCGGAGATCCTCGCCCGGGTCCGCCCCAATATCTATGACCTGTTTGTGGCAGTATTGTCCGGTATTGTGGGCGCTGTGGCGCTCTGCACCAAACGCAATTATCTGATCACTGCGACCGGGGTTGCGGTGGCCACGGCGGTCATCCCGCCACTGAGCGTTGCCGGCTACGGGCTGGGTACGGGGCAGATCATGCTCGGTCTGGGTGGTTTCCTGCTCTTTTTCACCAATTTTGTCGCCATCGTATTGACGTCCGACCTGGTGTTTTTCGTCATGGGATTTCGCGCCAGTCATGCCGAGACAGTGCCGTATTCGGCCCGTGCGCGCTGGCTGGTCATTGCCGGAGTGTTGCTGCTGATCTCGATTCCGCTGGTCTATACCCTGGTAGTGGATCTGAAGAAGGTCAATACGTCAAAGCGGATTGAGCGTGTGCTGAAAAAGAATCTCAACAAGGGGGAAATCTCTCACCTGACCGGCTATACCTATGCTCCCCGGCAAGGAAGGCTGATGGTCAGGGCAACGGTCAACACCGTCAGCTTTATTGAAAAGAAAAACCAGCAGCAGATTGAAGCGGAACTGAGCGACACCCTGAAGCAGCCGGTTGATTTGCGACTCGAACAGCTCCTGGTCGCCTCGGACAAACTGCCGGAATCCGGTGCTTCCCCTCTGATTCCGGGCGGCGGCACTGCAGCGCCGCGGCTTGAAACAGCCGCTGAACTCAGCGCCAGGGTCGGAGGAGTGGCAGCGCATGCCGAAAAGGAACTGGCCGACGCCTGTGCTCCATTTCCTGTGACGGACACTCGGCTTGTCTTCAATGCGACCGGTGGCGGAGTGCAGGTGACCGCCATCCTTCACCGTGACTATACCTTGAGCGCCGATGAACAGGTCCTTTTAACACGAACCCTTGAGCGATCTCTGGAGTTACCGGTTGCTCTGAACATTGCCGTAACCCCGTTGTTCCCTGCGGTTAAGTTCGCCGATGATGGCAGCCTTTCCACCGAAACCACCCAAAAACTGGCTCTTCTCAGGCAACTCCCCGGCGGGCCTGACGGATTCAGGTTTATTGTCGAGGCGCCAAAGGGTACGCATGCCAAAGAGATTGCCACCGTGTTACGGCACCTGAAACAGAAACTGCACCTGCCCGAGGCGGCCATTACAGCCGTTAAAGCTCCGGAAAGAAGAGGTACGACAGATATAACGCTGCGCATCCTGCGCCGTGGGGAGGCTCCATGA
- a CDS encoding glycoside hydrolase family 15 protein, with product MKSSLDLALIGNCQVGALIDSAAEIVWYCIPRFDGDPVFCSLLQEHQAGSGHGYCSVELIDQISSEQRYEPNSAVLVTRLTDSRGAHVEIADFAPRFRQYGRMFTPMMLVRQIRRLHGSPRICIRVRPASDYGRSCCEYTYGSHHIRYVSDAATVRLTTDASITTILQELPFILDDELTLVFGADETIQEPLRELARRFRNETIAYWQNWVRDLGIPFEWQNEVIRAAITLKLNTFDDTGAIVAAMTTSIPESPDSGRNWDYRYCWLRDAYFVVNALNRLGTTHTLERYLSYLVNVVASAEGGHVQPVYGIDGRTRLEEREVPTLAGYGGMGPVRVGNQAYEQIQHDVYGSAILAVTHVFFDQRLTHRGDAALFHRLEPLGETAIQMHDQPDAGLWELRGSKRIHTFSSIMCWAACDRLAKIASRIGLTERVHYWDRQAAAIHATICARAWNEQKKAFTAAFEGDSLDASLLLMHDVGFLAADDPRFAATVAAIERELRQGDYIFRYVEHDDFGAPQNAFIVCTYWYIYALVALGRSDEARQLFENLLARHNRHGLMAEHLDVRSGEQWGNFVQTYSMVGLINAAIRLSKRWDWAF from the coding sequence ATGAAAAGTTCTCTTGATCTCGCATTAATCGGTAACTGCCAAGTCGGAGCGCTGATAGATTCAGCTGCGGAGATAGTCTGGTACTGCATTCCACGCTTTGACGGCGACCCCGTATTCTGTTCTTTGCTGCAGGAGCACCAGGCAGGCTCCGGTCATGGCTATTGTTCGGTAGAACTGATTGATCAGATCAGTTCGGAACAGAGATATGAACCGAATTCAGCCGTGCTGGTGACGCGGCTGACTGACAGCAGGGGAGCACATGTGGAAATAGCAGATTTTGCACCCCGCTTTCGTCAATACGGGCGCATGTTCACGCCGATGATGCTGGTCAGGCAGATTCGTCGCTTGCATGGCAGCCCGAGAATCTGCATCCGTGTTCGCCCCGCATCTGACTACGGTCGAAGTTGCTGTGAATATACATACGGCAGCCATCACATCCGTTATGTGTCTGACGCTGCCACCGTTCGATTAACCACAGATGCATCCATAACGACAATTCTCCAGGAACTCCCGTTCATTCTCGATGATGAACTGACGCTTGTTTTTGGCGCCGATGAAACCATACAGGAGCCTCTGCGCGAACTGGCACGCAGGTTCAGGAATGAGACCATTGCCTATTGGCAGAACTGGGTGCGTGACCTGGGGATCCCTTTTGAATGGCAGAATGAAGTCATCCGTGCCGCCATTACCCTGAAACTGAATACTTTTGACGACACCGGCGCAATCGTTGCCGCCATGACCACCTCAATCCCTGAGTCCCCGGATTCCGGCAGGAACTGGGATTATCGCTACTGCTGGCTGCGGGACGCCTATTTTGTCGTCAACGCTCTGAACCGACTCGGTACCACTCATACCCTGGAGCGGTATCTGAGCTATCTGGTCAATGTTGTCGCCAGTGCCGAAGGGGGGCATGTGCAACCGGTATACGGGATTGACGGCAGAACACGCCTGGAGGAGCGCGAGGTGCCGACACTTGCCGGTTACGGTGGCATGGGACCGGTGCGGGTAGGGAATCAGGCATACGAGCAGATTCAGCATGACGTGTATGGTTCAGCGATTCTGGCCGTTACCCACGTTTTTTTCGACCAGCGCCTGACGCATCGGGGAGATGCCGCGCTCTTTCATCGACTGGAGCCTCTGGGAGAAACCGCCATTCAGATGCATGACCAGCCGGATGCCGGCCTGTGGGAGCTGCGCGGGAGCAAAAGAATTCACACCTTCTCCAGCATCATGTGCTGGGCCGCCTGCGACAGGCTGGCCAAAATTGCCAGCCGGATCGGGCTAACGGAACGGGTACATTACTGGGACCGCCAGGCAGCTGCCATCCATGCCACGATCTGCGCCCGAGCCTGGAATGAGCAGAAAAAAGCCTTCACCGCCGCCTTTGAAGGAGATTCCCTCGACGCCAGCCTGCTGCTGATGCACGACGTAGGTTTTCTGGCTGCCGATGACCCGCGCTTCGCTGCCACCGTGGCGGCCATTGAGCGGGAACTCCGACAGGGGGATTATATTTTCCGGTATGTGGAGCACGATGACTTCGGCGCTCCGCAAAATGCCTTTATCGTCTGCACCTACTGGTACATTTACGCCCTGGTTGCCCTGGGGCGAAGTGACGAGGCACGGCAACTGTTTGAGAACCTGCTGGCGCGGCACAATCGCCATGGGCTCATGGCTGAACACCTTGATGTCCGAAGTGGCGAGCAGTGGGGTAATTTCGTCCAAACCTACAGCATGGTTGGACTTATCAACGCCGCCATCCGGCTCAGCAAACGCTGGGACTGGGCATTCTGA